In a single window of the Biomphalaria glabrata chromosome 5, xgBioGlab47.1, whole genome shotgun sequence genome:
- the LOC106062427 gene encoding G-protein coupled receptor 157-like: MAVDGRLPINITFQSVDTAYVLISDFMSVLSCIGCMVIIILYVAYKNLRTTSRLLLVCLSVADIFVCISTVLQTETYYESIALPQQKSYRCQISASLLVFSQICAALWTVAVTFYLFLCVTCRYVTVANRIVFLFHIFCWGMPILVATSAEISGVYGYSTQDLYLYHHPTSCWISDRVANPTQWHLLTVEGWVMAAFVSVSIMYLFITGSVMKQKGRGRVLAGDDVVQELAIQTANEHLRFIPALYVATRLWGTAYFFFTRYQDSSHLRASDWLMIFKAIGDNSQGLVNAIYFCTSSRQVRLVVGKKLSTLCFCCSGWCKQQKLNAQDKWKGVNSIVRMRKGPKRPKQLDGSDLDLSGISLDLPTESTGGEDEVIFER; encoded by the exons ATGGCAGTCGATGGTCGTCTGCCTATCAATATCACATTTCAATCTGTGGATACGGCATACGTTCTGATCAGTGACTTCATGAGCGTCTTGAGCTGCATAGGATGCATGGTTATAATCATCTTGTATGTGGCGTATAAAAACCTCAGGACTACTAGCCGTCTGCTTCTAGTCTGTCTTAGCGTGGCAGACATTTTCGTGTGTATCTCAACTGTGCTGCAGACAGAAACGTACTATGAGAGCATAGCT CTTCCCCAGCAGAAGTCCTACAGATGTCAGATCTCGGCAAGTCTGTTGGTGTTCTCTCAAATCTGCGCTGCACTCTGGACGGTGGCCGTGAccttctatctctttctctgtgtcaCGTGTCGCTATGTCACGGTGGCCAACAGAATCGTTTTTCTCTTTCATATTTTCTGTTGGGGAATGCCAA TATTAGTTGCTACTTCAGCCGAGATCTCAGGAGTGTACGGATACAGTACGCAGGACCTCTACCTGTACCATCATCCCACATCTTGCTGGATAAGTGACAGGGTGGCTAACCCCACACAATGGCACCTACTGACAGTCGAGGGTTGGGTCATGGCAGCATTTGTCAGTGTCTCCATCATGTACTTGTTCATTACGGGGTCTGTCATGAAACAG AAAGGCAGAGGAAGAGTTCTTGCTGGAGATGATGTTGTCCAAGAACTAGCCATTCAAACAGCCAATGAACACCTTCGATTCATTCCAGCCCTCTATGTGGCCACCAGGCTCTGGGGGACGGCTTACTTTTTCTTTACTAGATATCAAGACAGTAGTCACCTCAGAGCTTCAGACTGGTTGATGATTTTCAAG GCTATCGGTGACAACAGTCAAGGCCTGGTCAATGCCATATACTTCTGCACATCTTCTAGGCAAGTCAGGTTAGTGGTGGGCAAGAAGTTAAGCACACTTTGTTTCTGCTGCTCCGGCTGGTGCAAACAACAGAAGCTGAATGCCCAAGACAAATGGAAGGGGGTGAACTCTATCGTACGAATGAGGAAAGGGCCCAAGAGACCCAAGCAGTTGGACGGCAGTGATTTGGATTTGTCTGGGATCTCTTTGGATCTGCCAACAGAGAGTACAGGAGGGGAAGATGAAGTGATCTTTGAGAGGTGA